A window of uncultured Umboniibacter sp. contains these coding sequences:
- a CDS encoding SbcC/MukB-like Walker B domain-containing protein, protein MYLKQFIFVNWGNLPNQIFDFGPLNLLSGGNGSGKTTAADAIQTLMTAAHDNLYSFNPGQDESTQRTRGKTVRTLASYFLGCDDGSYSRPQRTDGYLAANFWPSEGEEVEPFAVVLHGRAHLEQSGSQRVARLDSLQFFLLRGQQLSLEDFVHDHKISDGAKFGQRLAQRYPSHLIERYDRKKSYLGRLYGALRGKDDAVSDREAMHCAKTFARFMAYKPVRSINDFVANEVLEKKDLAEAIRNVSSLMKTIHGMESSAGAIRASTELLEKAQGHASFFISEWLATNELQYTAAQSRYLSDQRDYVQAKKVQQQVRANIQDNSDSRSTLEQQQASLRQQLISLEAQKQGLSGADAVRLEQELKKTEADLARCAKAALEEQTKVDSALAIARFLSAGENKISTFAESDALVEVARSVTQNYQTLDLSAIMSADWIDESRFDELAKSAMENQRLLRRLTEVASPTGLGGTFYQSLQAEQAKLAGEHQSLTKSCQSLQQQIDSLEQSRSSYPRYVSHALAVLAESLPRADARVMCDYVSVDDVRWQSAIEGYLGGARFNIIVDEDFEAEAAEILRKHPDVGRGVRVVQGRKARADMAKLSRVASDSIVQLMRFEHAAAEAFITASFANVLQVDTTRDLGNVRRGLTANGLGAAGYAIFKCGLSDHELVFGKGARERSKLAKREQLSSELEKLGRTSTQRQIIGDALKQLASVQPVTIGDELLNVANALQSSNSLRKQISLLEAGDHGELDVQLAQVLSDERSLAEELGQLQIALGTLNSELSQIERKIERSNRQQLETEALVDEAEANLRELAARWPDYDLENAIISADERASEESAKSLTELATQKRDELGASINQLESCLIKHNATLDEATAIPFMPQSRQLNKALFDCVVDTHTLIDVEYNRLKNNVLAKKYEQLKHYKESFDNTFVTHLCHSVYQSVSDGERALEDLNAELIHHAFGADRERYSFGWEWEPEFKEYWDFFAEVTRAPSIEGATNSLFDSQLSAKYGHVRDRLMAMLLDEDEQRALKNLEDLTDYRRYRRYEIYKTPEGKKSIALSEYGTGSGGQLETPAYIIRAAAITSAFKFSESGSHLRMVLVDEAFSKMDEHRSREVIDYLTNRLGLQLSFVMPTSKSGPFMDLISNQFVFAKVPVGAKRGELATGVLVDRQILNQERVAELWESHRQQLRSQAELEFLAEL, encoded by the coding sequence ATGTATCTAAAGCAATTTATCTTTGTAAATTGGGGTAACCTACCGAATCAAATCTTCGACTTTGGGCCGTTAAATCTTCTTTCTGGAGGAAATGGTTCCGGTAAGACTACCGCGGCAGATGCAATTCAAACGCTAATGACGGCGGCGCATGACAACCTCTACAGCTTCAACCCTGGGCAAGACGAATCGACTCAGCGTACGCGAGGCAAGACAGTTCGTACCTTGGCTAGTTACTTTTTGGGTTGTGATGATGGCAGCTACTCTAGGCCACAGCGAACTGATGGCTACTTGGCCGCTAATTTTTGGCCTTCAGAGGGCGAAGAAGTTGAGCCTTTTGCGGTTGTACTTCACGGCCGCGCTCACCTAGAGCAGTCTGGCAGCCAGCGCGTAGCAAGATTGGATTCCCTGCAGTTTTTCTTGCTACGTGGACAGCAGCTCTCACTGGAAGACTTTGTCCATGACCATAAAATTAGTGATGGCGCTAAATTCGGCCAGCGTTTGGCTCAGCGCTATCCCTCTCATCTTATTGAACGCTACGACCGAAAAAAGTCCTATTTGGGTAGGCTTTATGGCGCATTGCGCGGCAAAGATGATGCGGTGAGTGATCGTGAGGCAATGCACTGTGCAAAGACCTTTGCCCGCTTTATGGCGTACAAGCCGGTCCGTTCAATTAATGATTTTGTGGCCAACGAGGTGCTAGAGAAGAAGGACCTCGCCGAGGCTATTCGCAACGTTTCCAGTTTGATGAAAACGATTCACGGCATGGAGTCGTCAGCAGGGGCAATTCGAGCCAGTACTGAGTTGTTAGAGAAGGCCCAGGGGCATGCTAGTTTCTTCATTAGTGAATGGCTAGCGACCAACGAGCTGCAATACACGGCAGCTCAATCACGTTACCTCAGTGATCAGCGCGACTACGTCCAAGCTAAGAAGGTTCAACAGCAAGTCCGAGCTAATATTCAGGACAATAGTGATAGTCGATCCACCTTAGAACAGCAACAGGCCTCTCTACGGCAACAGCTGATTTCACTTGAAGCACAAAAGCAGGGACTTTCCGGAGCCGATGCGGTCCGCCTGGAACAGGAACTTAAGAAGACAGAAGCTGATCTCGCACGGTGTGCTAAAGCGGCTCTCGAAGAGCAAACTAAGGTCGATTCTGCCCTTGCCATTGCGCGATTTTTGAGTGCTGGTGAGAATAAGATTTCCACCTTCGCAGAGAGCGATGCTTTAGTGGAAGTGGCACGGTCGGTTACTCAGAATTATCAGACCTTGGACCTCAGTGCAATAATGAGTGCCGATTGGATTGATGAAAGTCGTTTTGATGAGCTCGCTAAGTCAGCGATGGAAAACCAGCGCCTGTTGCGGCGCTTGACAGAGGTTGCCTCACCGACTGGGCTTGGCGGGACCTTCTATCAATCCTTGCAGGCGGAGCAAGCGAAACTTGCGGGCGAACATCAGTCCTTAACTAAGTCATGTCAAAGTTTGCAACAGCAGATTGATAGCCTTGAACAGAGTCGCAGTAGCTATCCACGTTATGTTAGTCATGCCTTGGCCGTCTTAGCGGAATCGCTACCTAGGGCAGATGCGCGCGTCATGTGCGACTATGTGAGCGTCGATGATGTTCGCTGGCAGAGCGCTATTGAAGGCTATCTTGGTGGTGCCCGCTTTAATATCATTGTTGACGAAGACTTTGAGGCCGAGGCCGCTGAGATTCTTCGCAAGCATCCTGATGTCGGACGCGGAGTGCGCGTTGTCCAAGGTAGAAAAGCCCGCGCTGATATGGCGAAACTTAGCCGAGTAGCGAGTGATAGTATTGTGCAGCTAATGCGCTTTGAACACGCCGCAGCGGAAGCCTTTATCACTGCTAGTTTTGCGAATGTCTTACAGGTTGATACCACTCGTGACTTGGGTAATGTTCGCCGAGGGCTAACTGCTAATGGCCTTGGTGCCGCCGGTTATGCAATTTTTAAATGTGGCCTGTCCGACCACGAGCTGGTATTCGGTAAAGGTGCTCGGGAACGTTCCAAACTCGCGAAGCGCGAGCAGCTTTCTAGTGAGTTGGAAAAATTAGGCCGAACTTCTACTCAACGGCAAATTATTGGTGATGCACTCAAGCAGCTAGCGAGTGTTCAGCCAGTAACCATTGGTGATGAACTATTAAATGTGGCCAATGCACTGCAGAGTTCAAATAGCCTTCGGAAGCAGATTTCACTACTTGAGGCTGGCGATCACGGTGAGCTAGACGTGCAATTAGCGCAGGTACTCAGCGATGAGCGATCGCTTGCTGAGGAACTTGGACAGTTGCAGATTGCGCTGGGTACCCTCAACAGCGAGCTTAGCCAAATTGAGCGTAAGATAGAGCGATCTAATCGACAGCAGTTAGAGACGGAAGCGCTGGTCGACGAAGCCGAGGCAAACCTTAGGGAACTCGCCGCTCGTTGGCCCGACTATGACCTTGAAAACGCAATTATTAGTGCCGATGAGCGCGCCAGCGAGGAGAGTGCTAAGTCACTTACCGAGCTCGCTACACAGAAGCGCGACGAGCTGGGTGCCTCGATTAATCAGTTGGAAAGTTGTTTGATTAAACATAATGCTACCCTTGATGAAGCTACGGCCATCCCGTTCATGCCGCAAAGCCGGCAGCTTAACAAAGCTCTATTCGATTGTGTGGTAGACACTCATACTTTAATTGACGTTGAGTACAATCGTCTCAAGAACAATGTTTTAGCCAAGAAGTACGAGCAGCTCAAACATTACAAAGAGAGCTTTGATAATACCTTTGTGACTCACCTCTGCCACTCTGTATACCAGTCTGTGAGTGATGGTGAGCGGGCGCTTGAGGATCTAAACGCTGAGCTTATTCATCACGCCTTTGGTGCGGACCGTGAGCGTTACAGTTTCGGCTGGGAGTGGGAGCCCGAATTTAAAGAGTACTGGGACTTTTTTGCCGAAGTTACCCGTGCGCCGTCCATTGAGGGGGCTACCAACAGTCTGTTTGACAGTCAATTATCTGCCAAGTACGGTCATGTCCGTGATCGCTTAATGGCGATGTTATTAGATGAAGACGAGCAGCGCGCGCTGAAGAACCTAGAGGATCTAACCGACTACCGTCGTTATCGCCGCTATGAGATCTATAAAACGCCAGAGGGTAAGAAGTCTATCGCCTTATCGGAGTATGGTACTGGTTCGGGTGGTCAGTTGGAGACACCGGCCTATATTATTCGAGCAGCAGCAATTACCTCAGCCTTCAAGTTCTCTGAAAGTGGCTCACACCTGCGCATGGTATTGGTTGATGAGGCATTTTCGAAGATGGATGAGCATCGCTCGCGCGAAGTTATTGACTACTTGACCAACCGCTTAGGATTGCAGTTGAGCTTCGTGATGCCAACCTCAAAGTCTGGACCGTTTATGGACTTAATTTCCAATCAATTCGTCTTCGCAAAAGTTCCAGTAGGAGCGAAGCGGGGGGAATTAGCAACGGGTGTTTTGGTAGATCG
- a CDS encoding DUF4194 domain-containing protein: MNTFETTVEQSLDIALAQFKMVLQRLLNYGVISRDESSVEAEIYDLFVRCEQELADYLGVMDLQLLHDRAGRFVRVLPPAAEAPGHEAVSSPFKTGLRVALSNEEIELLLVLRAQYEIGLRAGDINEQGGVNQTMESYSVALFNLLDRRLPSSLNERKTLFRKLRKLRVISVNLDELDDPNCWFAIRPAITTFVTDSVLSSLMASLNEVDANSTDAAAAVSATSPVEAEVEAEVEVEIEAEVEAEVETEVETEVKTEVEAEVEAEVEAEVEAEVEAEVEAEVEAEVEAKVEAAPDSAVVDQYANKSIFG; the protein is encoded by the coding sequence ATGAATACGTTCGAAACTACCGTAGAACAAAGCCTCGATATTGCTTTGGCACAATTCAAGATGGTACTGCAGCGACTGCTGAATTATGGCGTCATCTCCCGCGATGAATCCTCTGTTGAGGCAGAAATTTACGATCTCTTCGTGCGCTGTGAGCAAGAGCTTGCAGATTACTTAGGAGTTATGGATCTTCAACTACTCCACGATAGAGCCGGGCGCTTCGTTAGAGTGCTCCCTCCCGCCGCCGAGGCACCTGGACATGAGGCCGTCTCCAGCCCTTTTAAAACAGGGCTTCGTGTTGCCTTGTCGAACGAGGAAATTGAGCTGCTGTTAGTTCTTCGTGCTCAATATGAAATCGGTCTACGCGCCGGGGACATTAACGAGCAGGGTGGTGTTAATCAGACGATGGAAAGCTACTCGGTAGCGCTCTTTAATCTATTAGATCGCCGTTTACCTTCGTCATTGAATGAACGAAAAACGCTGTTTCGAAAATTACGCAAACTCCGTGTGATTTCCGTCAATCTTGATGAATTGGATGACCCGAATTGCTGGTTTGCTATTCGCCCAGCTATTACCACCTTTGTAACCGATTCGGTCCTATCTAGCTTAATGGCGTCGCTTAACGAGGTTGACGCGAATTCGACTGATGCCGCGGCTGCAGTTAGCGCAACTTCGCCAGTAGAAGCTGAAGTAGAGGCTGAAGTAGAAGTTGAAATAGAAGCTGAAGTAGAGGCTGAAGTAGAAACTGAAGTAGAAACTGAAGTAAAAACTGAAGTGGAAGCTGAAGTAGAAGCTGAAGTAGAAGCTGAAGTAGAAGCTGAAGTAGAAGCTGAAGTAGAAGCTGAAGTAGAAGCTGAAGTAGAAGCTAAAGTAGAGGCAGCGCCAGATTCAGCTGTGGTAGATCAGTACGCTAATAAGTCGATTTTTGGGTAG
- a CDS encoding Wadjet anti-phage system protein JetA family protein, which produces MFFSGSRAHFFRPLNGKYREVVSACLAGLYRRQFTSLADYGQSLSRQQVIDTFADTIARSGAQFEDETELLASDPRKLALWIFNQLRENAWLDERADAVSMTASYGLSVVGRNFAQAFVADNPLQVRTHHRNTRNTRNALKAFVVGHDVHDLLDACEYSERIIADFSDIIVELEQRRNQLVDQVKNEGEADVAADSFFDFLERRFEPDLAVRLSADSVERYRDEILQLLRKFRETKKVTRLQVERDLRALKLEGFSEHEIWYEQLLRMIEQRLRNACDVMLPAVRDALTSFTQRADAIIRQLTSLSSGAVQSSSDALAQLGRVPNAKRERILSQLAEEMGTVEIGFIDPGQVKPLKRRATDALVQTAEAKIEVSDEGQRLIQISALLDKAFAMSHQQFVEALQNIVGDEVSTTADWKIDKPLDLMMLANIVAAGAASGSGDSDFEVASTGETEHDEYFDSRDKFTIKRRVS; this is translated from the coding sequence ATGTTTTTTTCAGGGAGTAGGGCGCATTTTTTCCGCCCCTTAAATGGTAAGTACCGCGAAGTGGTTTCAGCATGCTTAGCGGGCCTATACCGACGTCAATTCACCTCTCTAGCCGATTACGGTCAAAGTCTGTCACGTCAGCAAGTTATTGATACCTTTGCTGATACCATCGCACGATCGGGCGCTCAATTCGAAGATGAAACAGAGCTCCTCGCCTCAGATCCCCGTAAGCTCGCTTTATGGATTTTTAACCAGCTTCGCGAGAACGCTTGGCTTGATGAGCGAGCCGACGCGGTCTCAATGACGGCAAGCTACGGTTTAAGTGTAGTAGGACGAAATTTCGCCCAGGCCTTTGTTGCCGACAATCCACTTCAGGTTCGTACCCATCATCGCAATACTCGAAATACGCGGAACGCTTTAAAGGCCTTCGTGGTAGGTCATGACGTTCATGATTTATTAGACGCCTGCGAGTACTCGGAGCGAATCATTGCCGACTTTAGCGATATTATTGTTGAACTAGAGCAGCGCAGAAACCAGCTAGTTGACCAAGTGAAAAATGAAGGTGAAGCAGATGTTGCTGCAGATAGTTTCTTTGATTTTCTCGAACGTCGCTTCGAGCCTGATTTAGCCGTTCGTCTCTCCGCCGATAGTGTCGAGCGCTATCGTGATGAAATTCTTCAGCTATTACGCAAATTTCGTGAGACCAAGAAAGTTACCCGTCTTCAGGTGGAGCGCGACTTGCGCGCCTTGAAGTTAGAAGGCTTTAGCGAACACGAGATTTGGTATGAGCAGCTGTTGCGGATGATAGAACAGCGTCTGCGCAACGCCTGTGATGTCATGTTGCCGGCTGTACGAGATGCGTTAACATCATTCACTCAACGCGCTGACGCAATTATTCGCCAGTTAACAAGCTTATCTAGCGGAGCTGTGCAGTCATCGAGTGATGCGCTGGCACAGTTGGGAAGAGTGCCAAACGCCAAGCGGGAGCGCATTCTGTCTCAACTCGCTGAGGAAATGGGTACGGTTGAGATTGGCTTTATTGATCCCGGGCAGGTGAAGCCACTTAAACGAAGGGCTACCGATGCCTTAGTGCAAACGGCTGAAGCGAAAATCGAAGTCTCCGATGAAGGCCAACGACTCATCCAGATTAGCGCGCTGCTAGATAAGGCGTTCGCAATGAGTCATCAACAGTTTGTAGAGGCATTACAGAACATTGTCGGTGATGAAGTGAGCACCACCGCTGATTGGAAGATTGATAAACCACTAGACCTTATGATGCTGGCAAATATTGTGGCTGCGGGTGCGGCGAGTGGGTCGGGCGACAGTGATTTTGAAGTTGCCTCGACGGGTGAAACCGAGCACGACGAATATTTTGATAGCCGTGATAAATTCACAATAAAAAGACGAGTGTCTTAG
- the cysS gene encoding cysteine--tRNA ligase, translated as MTLHLYNTQAGEKQVFEPIDANHIKMYVCGPTVYNRVHIGNARPVVVFDMLYRVLKALYPKVTYARNITDIDDKIMAAAKASGEEIGAITSHYAQAYAEDMAELKALTPDVVPYATEHVPEMITMIRALLERNHAYEAEGHVLFAVQTMEDYGSLSNRSLDDMLAGARVEVAAYKRYAGDFVLWKPSADDEPGWESPWGRGRPGWHIECSAMIEKHLGRTIDIHGGGRDLVFPHHENEMAQSCCAHDGDSFVNFWMHNGYVNIDGEKMSKSLGNFRMVNELLSEWQGEVLRFALLSAQYRSEVNFSPESLAAAKQTLDTFYLALRKLQDVAADSVDAQDSVIWDSLLDDLNTPNAVAALHGLLKRLSGADQATRAEVKGQLLASGELLGLFGDDPEAWFSAGTNADEGAEIDALVVARNEAKAAKDWAKADAVRDELNQRGIILEDGPNGTTWRKA; from the coding sequence ATGACTTTACACTTATACAATACTCAGGCCGGCGAAAAGCAGGTATTTGAACCGATCGACGCTAACCACATTAAGATGTACGTCTGTGGACCTACCGTTTACAACCGAGTTCATATTGGTAACGCGCGTCCAGTAGTGGTTTTTGATATGCTCTACCGGGTGTTGAAAGCGCTGTACCCGAAAGTAACGTATGCCCGCAATATTACCGATATCGACGATAAGATCATGGCAGCGGCCAAAGCGTCCGGTGAAGAAATTGGCGCAATTACTAGTCACTATGCACAGGCCTACGCGGAAGATATGGCGGAGCTAAAGGCACTCACACCAGATGTCGTTCCCTATGCAACGGAGCATGTCCCGGAAATGATTACGATGATTCGGGCACTGTTGGAGCGCAATCACGCCTACGAAGCCGAAGGTCACGTATTATTTGCCGTGCAGACTATGGAAGATTACGGCTCGCTGTCGAATCGTTCTCTGGACGATATGTTAGCCGGTGCGCGAGTTGAAGTGGCTGCCTATAAGCGTTATGCCGGTGATTTCGTGCTTTGGAAGCCATCTGCTGATGATGAGCCAGGTTGGGAGAGCCCGTGGGGACGTGGTCGTCCAGGCTGGCATATTGAGTGCTCAGCGATGATTGAGAAGCACCTTGGACGCACCATTGATATTCACGGTGGTGGCCGAGATCTTGTGTTCCCGCATCATGAGAATGAAATGGCGCAAAGCTGCTGTGCCCACGATGGCGATAGTTTCGTTAACTTTTGGATGCACAATGGCTACGTCAATATCGATGGCGAAAAGATGTCTAAGAGTTTAGGCAATTTCCGCATGGTGAATGAGCTGCTTAGTGAGTGGCAGGGCGAAGTGTTGCGCTTTGCCTTGCTATCCGCCCAGTATCGGAGTGAAGTTAACTTCTCACCTGAATCACTCGCCGCTGCCAAGCAGACCTTAGATACTTTTTATCTGGCCCTGAGAAAGCTACAGGATGTCGCAGCAGATTCGGTCGATGCTCAGGACTCAGTGATTTGGGATAGTCTTCTAGATGACCTGAATACGCCTAATGCAGTAGCCGCTTTGCACGGTTTGCTAAAACGCCTATCAGGCGCCGATCAAGCGACTCGTGCCGAGGTAAAAGGACAACTACTTGCTTCCGGCGAGCTGCTGGGCTTATTTGGTGATGATCCCGAAGCGTGGTTTAGTGCCGGCACTAACGCCGATGAAGGTGCAGAGATTGATGCATTGGTAGTCGCTCGTAATGAGGCCAAGGCGGCTAAAGATTGGGCGAAAGCCGATGCGGTTCGTGATGAACTCAATCAGCGCGGAATTATCCTCGAGGATGGACCTAACGGGACGACGTGGCGAAAGGCCTAA
- a CDS encoding glutamine--tRNA ligase/YqeY domain fusion protein, producing the protein MSTEKTAPTHFIRKILADDLSSAKHTKIVTRFPPEPNGYLHIGHAKSICLNFGMAKEFGGECNLRFDDTNPEKESQEFIESISQDVKWLGFDWAGEVRYASNYFDQLHEWAIELINKGLAYVCDLTPDEAREYRGTLTAPGKNSPYRERSIDENLALFAQMGAGDFDEGAKVLRAKIDMASPNMNLRDPIIYRIRKVTHHQTGDKWCIYPMYDFTHGLSDAIEGITHSICTLEFEDHRPLYDWFIANVTVPAVPHQYEFARLNLNYTVTSKRKLKKLVDDKVVNGWDDPRMPTIAGMRRRGFTPESLRHFCEMIGVTRQDSVVDVAMLEFAIRDDLDKSAPRAMCVLDPLEIEITNYDEAKVEWLTLPGHPQHDDFTTRSVPFGRNLVIDRADFREEANKKYKRLVLGKEVRLRGGYVVKADEVIKDADGQISKVICSYDPETLGQNPTDGRKVKGVIHWVNRDHGKRAEVRIYDRLFNEAAPDKGEDMMASLNPESLVTVKDAFIEPGLAAASAEARFQFEREGYFVADRYDHSEDRPVFNRTIGLRDTWAKAGDNA; encoded by the coding sequence ATGAGTACAGAAAAGACTGCTCCAACACATTTTATCCGCAAGATTCTGGCAGATGACCTTTCATCCGCAAAACACACGAAGATTGTGACGCGTTTTCCGCCCGAGCCAAACGGTTACCTTCATATCGGTCACGCCAAGTCGATTTGTCTAAACTTCGGTATGGCGAAGGAGTTTGGTGGGGAGTGCAATCTTCGCTTTGATGATACGAACCCTGAGAAAGAGAGCCAAGAGTTCATCGAATCGATTAGTCAGGACGTAAAGTGGCTGGGTTTTGATTGGGCGGGCGAGGTTCGTTACGCATCCAACTATTTCGATCAGCTCCACGAATGGGCCATTGAACTAATCAATAAAGGCCTCGCGTACGTCTGCGATTTAACTCCAGATGAGGCACGTGAGTATCGCGGAACACTTACGGCGCCGGGTAAGAACAGTCCTTATCGTGAGCGTTCTATTGACGAGAACTTAGCGCTATTCGCCCAAATGGGGGCTGGTGACTTCGATGAAGGTGCGAAGGTGTTACGTGCGAAGATCGATATGGCGAGCCCGAATATGAATTTGCGGGATCCTATCATTTATCGCATTCGTAAGGTCACCCATCACCAGACCGGCGATAAGTGGTGCATCTATCCAATGTACGACTTCACTCATGGATTGTCGGATGCCATTGAAGGTATTACTCACTCTATCTGTACGCTAGAGTTTGAAGATCACCGACCGCTCTACGATTGGTTTATTGCTAACGTCACCGTTCCTGCTGTGCCTCACCAGTATGAGTTCGCGCGACTGAATTTGAACTATACCGTCACCTCAAAGCGCAAACTCAAGAAGTTGGTAGACGATAAAGTGGTAAACGGCTGGGACGACCCTCGTATGCCTACCATCGCTGGTATGCGCCGCAGAGGCTTTACGCCTGAGTCACTTCGTCATTTCTGTGAAATGATCGGCGTGACCCGTCAAGATTCGGTTGTTGACGTTGCCATGCTTGAGTTTGCGATTCGCGACGATCTTGATAAAAGTGCGCCGCGCGCAATGTGTGTGCTGGATCCACTCGAGATTGAAATTACCAACTATGACGAGGCGAAGGTGGAGTGGCTAACACTACCAGGGCATCCGCAGCATGATGATTTTACCACGCGTTCAGTGCCATTTGGTCGTAACTTGGTTATTGATCGCGCCGACTTTAGAGAAGAGGCTAACAAGAAGTACAAGCGTTTAGTCTTAGGCAAGGAAGTTCGACTTCGCGGTGGCTATGTAGTCAAAGCCGACGAAGTGATCAAAGATGCCGATGGCCAGATTAGCAAAGTAATTTGTAGCTACGACCCCGAGACATTGGGGCAAAACCCTACTGATGGTCGAAAGGTTAAAGGTGTTATTCACTGGGTAAATCGTGACCACGGTAAGCGCGCGGAAGTTCGGATCTATGATCGCTTGTTCAATGAAGCGGCTCCTGACAAAGGCGAAGATATGATGGCCTCGCTTAACCCCGAGAGTTTAGTGACGGTTAAGGATGCATTTATTGAGCCGGGTTTAGCCGCGGCTTCTGCCGAAGCACGCTTCCAGTTCGAGCGCGAAGGATACTTTGTTGCTGACCGTTATGATCATTCCGAAGATCGCCCTGTTTTTAACAGAACGATTGGCTTACGAGACACCTGGGCAAAAGCAGGCGATAACGCCTAA